The following proteins come from a genomic window of Candidatus Blochmanniella vafra str. BVAF:
- the holA gene encoding DNA polymerase III subunit delta produces MIWIYPEQLSKKLNKKNKFIYILFGNDLSLLQDSHEDIINTIKKSYDCEHFRIQLDKNYDWDQIFTLCKETNLFSKLQILSIHFSQDYPISSLKKNVSTLLSLTKDNLVFILIIYKLNQFIQQNNWIHHLYKQNILLINCITPEYSRLTMWIQNQAKRMQLVIENLACQLLCSYYEGNTIRLKQILEHLFLIYPDGNLTFDRVKTIIVDSSCFNYNHWIESILMGRKQRANRILNQLDYMRLNLKILLHKIQHEILIIIRIKYDLIAKKNVLSVLFDKYKIYTQYRRIMLSKAMHRLSLMQLHKAIFLLTQMELQYYQNYMEVSKIHFELLAEILCYKSA; encoded by the coding sequence ATGATTTGGATATATCCAGAACAATTATCTAAAAAATTAAACAAAAAAAATAAATTTATATATATATTATTTGGAAATGATTTATCTTTACTACAAGACAGTCATGAAGACATTATAAATACAATAAAAAAATCATATGATTGTGAACATTTTCGAATCCAATTAGATAAGAATTATGATTGGGATCAAATTTTTACTTTATGTAAAGAAACTAATCTATTTTCAAAATTACAAATATTATCAATACATTTCTCACAAGATTATCCTATTTCGTCTCTTAAAAAAAACGTATCTACTTTGTTATCATTGACTAAAGATAATTTAGTATTTATTTTAATAATATATAAATTAAATCAATTTATTCAACAAAATAATTGGATTCATCATTTGTATAAACAAAATATTTTGTTAATAAATTGTATTACCCCAGAATATTCAAGATTAACAATGTGGATACAAAATCAGGCTAAACGTATGCAATTAGTTATAGAAAATTTAGCTTGTCAATTATTATGTTCCTATTATGAAGGAAATACCATTCGATTAAAACAAATATTAGAACATTTATTTTTAATTTATCCTGATGGAAATTTAACCTTTGACCGTGTTAAAACTATAATAGTTGATTCATCTTGTTTTAATTATAATCATTGGATAGAATCTATTCTTATGGGAAGAAAACAACGTGCTAACCGTATTTTAAATCAATTAGATTATATGCGTCTTAACTTGAAAATATTACTACATAAAATACAACATGAAATCTTAATAATAATTCGAATTAAATATGATTTAATAGCAAAAAAGAATGTATTATCTGTATTGTTTGACAAATATAAAATATATACTCAATATCGACGTATAATGTTATCGAAAGCAATGCATCGATTAAGTTTGATGCAATTACACAAAGCTATATTTTTATTAACTCAAATGGAATTACAGTATTATCAAAATTATATGGAAGTTTCTAAAATACATTTTGAATTATTAGCAGAAATTTTATGTTATAAATCTGCATAA